In a single window of the Trichoderma breve strain T069 chromosome 6, whole genome shotgun sequence genome:
- a CDS encoding fungal specific transcription factor domain-containing protein, with the protein MRSYNSTLPQMPHEDIFITYTLSQLLEDGADVSSMPGNSGGLAKQCLVALSTTYFGIAHMEREILRRGMSKYGKSLRTLNQRLGDQSASRTLDVLQSIMIMALFEYLISDLEAGWLQHSRGLERLLEIRGPESMASLPCLTILESVRPSIIFSALLLRQNTILSSSDWKTLPWVNHAGRKDAMQRLIDILADCPELFVLRESLPAKSAQLERRSTLHHLEDKAHAILDNLHAWKQSPSISPWMEVPSPSSAPEIIDSEGLSTPIWQTVYHFESLYQANIMSLYHGAIILVSRLCLGIQLELDEDKCEEIRASINMAGIAICRSMDYHMERRGDDISSLFILFPLRMAFDAVGVDNVEIGSWLKAILQQIYSGSAGRWATARYLLDIQPLSNNPTPA; encoded by the exons ATGCG ATCTTACAACTCCACACT ACCTCAGATGCCCCACGAGGATATTTTTATTACCTACACGTTGTCTCAGCTTTTAGAAGATGGCGCTGATGTTTCGTCAATGCCTGGAAACAGCGGAGGGTTAGCTAAGCAGTGCTTGGTTGCTCTGTCGACAACGTACTTTGGCATTGCACATATGGAAAGGGAGATTTTGAGGCGTGGCATGTCCAAGTATGGAAAGTCGTTGAGGACTCTTAATCAGAGGCTAGGTGATCAGAGTGCGAGTCGTACGTTGGACGTGCTACAGTCCATCATGATCATGGCGCTGTTCGAG TATCTCATTAGTGATCTCGAGGCTGGATGGTTACAACATTCACGAGGGCTTGAACGGCTTCTGGAGATTAGAGGACCTGAATCCATGGCATCGCTTCCTTGTTTGACCATATTAGAGAGCGTCCGCCCTTCCATCATCTTTTCGGCACTCTTGTTGCGCCAAAACAccattctttcatcttcgGACTGGAAAACTCTCCCATGGGTGAACCACGCAGGACGAAAAGACGCCATGCAGCGCTTGATCGATATTCTTGCCGACTGTCCGGAGCTTTTTGTGTTGCGAGAATCTCTTCCTGCTAAATCTGCCCAACTAGAGAGGCGTTCTACTCTGCATCATCTCGAGGACAAAGCTCACGCAATTCTGGACAATCTTCACGCTTGGAAACAAAGCCCAAGTATAAGTCCGTGGATGGAAGTACCCTCACCTTCATCAGCGCCGGAAATTATAGACTCGGAAGGACTGTCGACGCCGATCTGGCAAACGGTCTATCATTTTGAGTCCCTCTACCAGGCCAATATTATGAGTCTATATCATGGCGCGATTATTCTCGTATCAAGGCTTTGCCTTGGCATTCAACTAGAGTTAGATGAGGATAAGTGTGAAGAGATACGAGCCTCTATAAACATGGCGGGAATAGCAATATGCCGCAGCATGGATTACCATATGGAGCGAAGAGGAGATGACATTAGCAGCCTCTTTATACTATTCCCGCTGAGAATGGCTTTTGATGCTGTGGGCGTTGACAACGTGGAGATTGGATCATGGCTCAAGGCAATATTGCAACAAATCTATTCCGGTTCAGCGGGCAGATGGGCAACCGCACGATATTTGCTCGATATCCAACCTTTGTCAAACAACCCAACCCCAGCCTAG